Proteins encoded together in one Chitinophaga sp. LS1 window:
- a CDS encoding hybrid sensor histidine kinase/response regulator, with amino-acid sequence MHIRDTLTTITHTGAQVDDLDLRTRIIKVNTISLIIGLLVTFFAWFFYAISGKMEILIAASLEGFAYFSIIWINSKGKYDLAALLAQLIPNIATLYFGIILSAVIEASLLAIFLIGTSFLIIKDTKYRIISVALTMAVVILLQVNDEIHLIKPLTFGITNQRIIHFSAVVVVFSLNILIIAFYVNQNDILVAELRERGKKLEKANDYKSVFVRETNHEIRVPLNAIHSISQLLVIQSKQQQELAPIRATAEHLCAASYHALEIINNVLELSRIEVGKIHEVFREPFDVKNWIDNIVITSQYIARNKGVKIALDYDRQQMPAQICSDKVKLTQIVNNILFNAIKFTADNSTIFIQVSTEKNICYIRIQDAGQGMDKEQLEKIFDPFFTGKSDFSNGTGLGLHIARYLVSLLGGAITADSSPGKGTLFCIAFPLVAFEGNKPAQPVMTEMPPLPSFTNIRMMIVEDDQMSQIYLTRYLSSLGCRLQTASTGQQALNVMQEQPPDIILLDSHLPDMDAHTLLKQLKVIPHLKDIPVIITTGDVFEEARDALLNAGVAGYVTKPIDFNVLTQEINNCLKLPALF; translated from the coding sequence ATGCATATCAGAGACACACTTACAACTATTACACACACTGGAGCGCAAGTGGATGACCTGGATCTGCGAACACGTATTATCAAGGTGAATACGATATCGCTGATCATTGGGTTGTTAGTTACTTTTTTTGCATGGTTCTTTTATGCTATTTCGGGGAAAATGGAAATCCTTATCGCGGCTTCGCTGGAGGGGTTTGCTTATTTTTCTATTATATGGATAAACAGTAAAGGTAAATATGATCTTGCTGCCCTTTTGGCCCAGTTAATTCCCAATATCGCTACACTTTATTTTGGTATTATATTATCGGCTGTGATAGAAGCAAGTCTGCTGGCTATTTTTCTGATTGGTACCAGTTTTCTCATTATCAAAGACACGAAGTACAGGATAATATCAGTTGCATTGACCATGGCTGTAGTGATATTACTGCAGGTCAATGATGAGATACATTTGATAAAGCCATTGACCTTTGGTATCACCAATCAGCGTATTATTCACTTCTCTGCTGTTGTAGTTGTATTTAGTCTCAATATACTTATCATCGCATTTTATGTGAACCAGAATGACATATTGGTGGCGGAGCTACGGGAAAGAGGGAAAAAGCTGGAAAAGGCCAATGACTACAAGAGCGTGTTCGTGCGGGAAACCAACCACGAAATCCGCGTACCGCTGAATGCCATTCATTCTATCAGTCAGCTATTAGTCATACAAAGTAAGCAGCAGCAAGAGCTTGCGCCTATCCGTGCTACGGCGGAACACCTGTGTGCGGCGAGCTATCACGCACTGGAAATTATCAATAATGTACTGGAATTATCAAGAATCGAAGTTGGTAAGATCCATGAGGTATTCAGGGAACCGTTTGATGTCAAAAACTGGATTGATAATATTGTGATCACCAGTCAGTATATCGCAAGAAATAAAGGGGTGAAAATCGCGCTGGATTACGACAGGCAGCAGATGCCTGCACAGATCTGCAGTGACAAAGTGAAACTGACACAGATCGTTAACAATATCCTTTTCAACGCCATTAAATTTACGGCTGATAACTCTACTATATTCATCCAGGTGTCTACCGAAAAGAACATTTGTTATATCCGCATCCAGGATGCGGGTCAGGGTATGGATAAGGAGCAGCTGGAAAAGATCTTCGATCCGTTTTTCACCGGTAAGAGTGATTTCTCAAATGGTACCGGGTTAGGGTTGCATATTGCGCGTTACCTGGTAAGTTTGCTGGGAGGCGCGATCACAGCGGACAGTTCACCGGGGAAAGGGACTTTGTTCTGTATTGCCTTCCCGCTGGTAGCCTTTGAAGGGAATAAACCCGCACAACCGGTGATGACGGAAATGCCGCCCCTGCCCTCTTTTACGAACATCCGCATGATGATCGTGGAAGATGACCAGATGAGTCAGATCTACCTGACGCGTTATTTGTCAAGTCTGGGGTGCCGTCTGCAAACGGCTTCTACCGGTCAGCAGGCATTGAATGTGATGCAGGAGCAGCCACCGGATATCATACTGCTGGATAGCCATCTGCCAGATATGGATGCACACACGTTACTGAAGCAATTAAAAGTTATACCCCATTTAAAAGATATTCCCGTTATTATCACCACAGGTGATGTATTTGAAGAAGCCAGGGATGCGCTATTGAATGCAGGCGTAGCCGGCTATGTTACAAAACCCATCGATTTCAATGTACTGACCCAGGAGATCAATAACTGTCTCAAGCTTCCCGCCCTGTTTTAA
- a CDS encoding polymer-forming cytoskeletal protein has translation MSAIIEILKNAFRKGMFVIPKEVSVQGAIESPIPGRIDGTVRGDVRTDGLLTIGNTAIIRGNVYATDLIHFGKVYGDIFITNKAVISNKAYIKGDVTALILELEEEAVIEGAIRKHVNDLENAVPLDTEPEPDLPMPVEEEKPTSWF, from the coding sequence GTGTCTGCAATAATTGAAATACTCAAAAACGCCTTCCGGAAAGGCATGTTCGTGATACCGAAAGAAGTGTCTGTACAGGGCGCTATCGAATCTCCGATTCCGGGCCGTATAGATGGCACTGTTCGTGGCGATGTGCGTACAGACGGGTTGCTGACCATAGGCAATACCGCCATTATAAGAGGTAATGTGTACGCGACAGATCTGATCCACTTCGGCAAAGTATATGGTGATATCTTTATCACCAATAAGGCGGTGATAAGTAATAAAGCCTATATAAAGGGCGATGTGACGGCATTGATATTGGAGCTGGAAGAAGAAGCTGTAATAGAAGGGGCGATCCGAAAACATGTAAATGATCTGGAGAACGCGGTACCCCTGGATACCGAGCCAGAACCGGACCTACCTATGCCTGTGGAAGAGGAAAAGCCGACCAGTTGGTTTTAA
- a CDS encoding terpene synthase family protein, whose amino-acid sequence MKTINVPQLYCPFESRISPFVDKVDRHTTNWLHRFQLLSGEELYGKYANYKFAWMTCRTYPDADYDFLCAANNLNSLLFVMDDLLDHASSETAGYRTADYVQGIIGGFVNVLRLNKRVPVSVNPIMAAFSDFWEKMRRLSSASWQCQFTLSLKAVFEAGMWEIENSRAQRHPSMLQYMKMRPYFAAANLATDLLEVATKQNLPVFVLQNEDFQRLVELARRTICWSNDLFSLSKELEHGDEHNLVVVIEHERNISLEQAIEETARIHDREIAQFNELKAQLPTFGIRIDTAIQDHLDAMGTMLRGFMDWSIYDTARYEFNYVTE is encoded by the coding sequence ATGAAGACTATTAACGTTCCGCAGCTTTACTGTCCTTTTGAGTCAAGGATCAGTCCATTTGTAGACAAGGTAGACAGACACACTACCAATTGGCTACACCGATTTCAGCTCCTGTCAGGGGAGGAATTGTACGGGAAGTACGCGAACTACAAGTTTGCCTGGATGACCTGCAGGACTTATCCGGATGCAGATTACGATTTTCTTTGCGCGGCCAACAATCTGAACTCCCTGCTGTTTGTTATGGATGATTTGCTGGACCATGCTTCATCAGAGACCGCAGGTTATAGAACCGCGGATTATGTACAAGGTATCATTGGGGGTTTTGTAAATGTATTACGACTCAACAAGCGGGTGCCTGTTTCTGTAAACCCGATCATGGCGGCATTCAGTGACTTTTGGGAAAAGATGCGCCGGTTGAGCAGTGCCTCCTGGCAATGCCAGTTTACCCTTAGTTTGAAGGCGGTGTTTGAAGCGGGCATGTGGGAGATCGAAAACTCCCGTGCACAGCGGCATCCGAGTATGTTGCAGTACATGAAAATGCGACCTTATTTTGCGGCTGCCAACCTGGCTACGGATCTGCTGGAAGTAGCTACTAAACAGAATCTGCCCGTTTTTGTGTTGCAAAATGAAGATTTCCAGCGCCTGGTAGAACTGGCGCGCAGAACCATCTGCTGGTCAAACGACCTTTTCTCGCTCTCTAAGGAATTGGAACATGGGGATGAGCACAACCTGGTAGTAGTTATTGAACACGAAAGAAACATTTCGCTGGAACAGGCCATAGAAGAGACCGCCCGGATACACGACCGGGAGATTGCACAGTTCAATGAATTAAAGGCACAGTTACCTACTTTTGGTATCAGGATCGATACTGCCATCCAGGACCACCTGGATGCAATGGGCACCATGCTAAGAGGGTTTATGGACTGGTCAATTTATGACACAGCAAGATATGAGTTCAATTATGTAACGGAATAA
- a CDS encoding TonB-dependent receptor, giving the protein MKTTSFIISFILLCLHLQAQQNDTTHTLQTITIFSAKPGAITPVQTLSGKALEKMNSLSVADAARFFSGVQIKDYGGIGGLKTLNVHSMGTNQLGVFYDGIQLSNAQNGTVDLGRFSLDNIEQIDLYNAQKGVIFQPAKGFASAASIYLQSRKPVFQGAETLHGKAGFKTGSFGLINPSMRIEKKLSNKIAAIVSSEWTHADGQYKFRYRYNDYDTTAVRKNGDIDAWRVEAGVYGNGKDSSNWHVQGYYYNSARGLPGPIVKGHFENGQRQWDRNAFIQGGYNQKSGRYSMQLNGKYMLDYVRYLDTTIVTTSGPLMNRFRQHEYYLSAANQYRIKDWWDVALSADFQVNQMTAVNLDHFSIPTRVTTLVAGATQLHFNRIDLQGSVLASIINESTKLYTSGGNRRAYTPTVIASWQPFADPSLRIRTFYKHIFRMPTFNDLYYTTTGNPTLKPEYSKQYDIGASYTKTSAGWWQYFAIQTDAYYSRVTDKIVAVPGKLFRWQMQNIGLVNIYGVDAGVQTSPRFFREIGTNFSLKYTYQKATDNNNQQIVYVPLHSGSFTTNLSWKAWDLNYSFVYVGARYYGSVNIPEYYIEPWYTHDLSVSWHNRQLKLTGEINNVFNQYYDVIYNYPMPGRYYRMTASVNF; this is encoded by the coding sequence ATGAAGACAACCAGTTTTATAATAAGCTTCATTTTGCTGTGCCTGCATTTACAGGCACAGCAAAATGATACGACTCATACCTTACAGACGATTACGATCTTCTCTGCCAAACCCGGTGCGATTACGCCCGTTCAAACCCTCAGCGGCAAGGCACTGGAAAAAATGAATAGCCTCTCCGTGGCAGATGCTGCCCGGTTCTTCTCAGGTGTTCAGATCAAAGATTATGGTGGCATAGGCGGCCTCAAAACGCTCAATGTACATAGCATGGGTACCAACCAGCTGGGTGTATTTTATGATGGCATTCAACTAAGCAATGCACAAAACGGCACAGTAGATCTAGGGCGGTTTTCCCTTGACAATATTGAACAAATAGACCTCTACAACGCCCAGAAAGGCGTAATCTTCCAACCTGCAAAAGGATTTGCTTCAGCAGCCTCTATTTATTTGCAATCCAGAAAACCTGTCTTTCAGGGAGCTGAAACCCTACATGGTAAAGCAGGCTTTAAGACCGGTAGTTTTGGATTGATCAATCCTTCCATGAGAATAGAAAAAAAACTGTCAAATAAAATAGCAGCTATTGTCAGCTCAGAATGGACCCATGCAGACGGACAATACAAATTCCGTTATCGCTATAATGATTATGACACCACTGCTGTACGAAAGAATGGAGACATCGATGCCTGGCGCGTAGAAGCAGGTGTATATGGCAATGGCAAAGATAGCAGTAACTGGCACGTACAGGGTTATTATTATAACTCCGCCCGTGGCCTGCCAGGTCCCATTGTGAAAGGGCATTTTGAAAACGGACAGCGTCAGTGGGATCGAAATGCATTTATACAGGGAGGCTATAACCAAAAATCCGGCAGGTACAGCATGCAGCTGAACGGCAAGTATATGCTGGATTATGTACGCTATCTCGATACTACGATTGTAACTACGAGTGGGCCGCTTATGAACCGGTTCCGCCAGCACGAATATTATTTATCTGCTGCCAATCAATACCGTATCAAAGACTGGTGGGATGTTGCGCTCTCCGCCGATTTCCAGGTGAACCAGATGACCGCTGTGAACCTTGATCACTTCTCTATTCCTACAAGGGTCACCACATTGGTAGCAGGCGCTACTCAATTACATTTTAACAGGATCGATCTGCAGGGAAGTGTATTAGCGAGTATCATCAATGAAAGTACAAAGCTCTATACCAGTGGTGGCAATAGAAGAGCTTATACGCCCACTGTCATTGCCTCCTGGCAACCATTCGCAGATCCGTCTTTAAGGATCAGGACATTTTATAAGCACATCTTCCGCATGCCTACTTTCAATGATCTTTATTACACCACCACGGGCAATCCCACCCTGAAACCTGAATATAGCAAACAATATGATATAGGAGCCAGTTATACAAAGACCTCCGCCGGCTGGTGGCAATACTTTGCTATTCAGACAGATGCTTACTACAGCAGGGTGACTGATAAGATCGTAGCTGTGCCGGGTAAACTCTTCCGCTGGCAAATGCAGAATATCGGATTAGTGAATATTTATGGCGTAGATGCGGGTGTGCAGACCTCGCCACGCTTCTTCAGAGAAATTGGAACAAACTTCTCGCTCAAGTATACTTATCAGAAAGCAACGGACAATAATAATCAACAGATCGTATACGTACCCTTACACAGCGGGTCTTTTACCACCAACCTGTCCTGGAAGGCATGGGACCTGAATTATAGCTTTGTGTATGTAGGAGCACGTTACTATGGTAGCGTCAATATTCCGGAGTATTATATAGAACCCTGGTATACGCATGACCTGTCTGTGTCATGGCATAACCGTCAGCTGAAACTGACAGGAGAAATCAATAATGTATTCAACCAGTACTACGATGTAATTTATAACTATCCCATGCCGGGACGTTATTATCGTATGACTGCCAGTGTAAATTTTTAA
- a CDS encoding cold-shock protein, which translates to MTNKFQGTVKFFNETKGYGFIKHDESNKETFVHVNGLIHEIQADDRVEFEVQEGRKGLNAVNVRRID; encoded by the coding sequence ATGACAAACAAATTTCAAGGAACTGTAAAGTTCTTTAACGAGACAAAAGGCTACGGCTTCATTAAACATGATGAATCCAATAAAGAGACTTTTGTTCACGTAAACGGTTTAATCCATGAGATCCAGGCTGACGACCGCGTGGAGTTCGAAGTGCAGGAAGGTAGAAAAGGATTAAACGCAGTTAACGTTAGACGTATCGACTAA
- a CDS encoding DUF5074 domain-containing protein produces MQRKLHTLLLAFAVFFVVSCKKDDNTSVISKGTYDNGYFILNEGNFGSKGGDLSFRSYNADTLSQDNYLAVNPSSPLATTSTTLEYGTIYNGKLYLVTNYGGPLVAADEYSLKESARNAGLPASGHAFIGIDNSNGLLSTDDGIYPVTLSSLSVGTKITGVSGSVSDMLKSGNYVFALTANDGIVALKTSDYSIAKNLGTAIAGFAQGQDGYIYAAQTNALLKIDPSTLKVDTITTSFNVRYNEWVFTSSSIVASTQENAVYVLSDDQKVYRYVSGNNSSLSSAYITLPADHYFYGKGIGYDAAKNTLVLITTGGFYGDANNTLYTYSAADATLKSAISYTDNLYPAMVVFH; encoded by the coding sequence ATGCAAAGAAAATTACACACGCTCCTGTTAGCATTCGCCGTATTCTTCGTAGTCTCTTGTAAAAAAGATGATAATACTTCAGTTATCTCCAAAGGCACTTATGACAATGGTTATTTCATTTTAAATGAAGGCAACTTCGGTTCCAAAGGAGGAGACCTGAGCTTCCGCAGCTATAATGCGGATACCCTTTCGCAGGACAATTACCTGGCAGTGAACCCATCCAGCCCGCTGGCAACGACCTCCACCACCCTCGAATATGGCACCATTTATAATGGAAAACTTTACCTGGTAACCAACTATGGCGGTCCACTGGTAGCCGCTGATGAGTATTCCCTGAAAGAAAGCGCCAGAAATGCAGGTTTGCCGGCTAGCGGTCATGCATTCATCGGTATTGACAATAGCAATGGGCTGCTCAGTACAGACGATGGTATCTATCCGGTAACCTTATCTTCCCTGAGCGTGGGTACCAAAATCACAGGTGTAAGTGGTAGCGTTAGCGATATGCTCAAATCAGGCAACTATGTATTTGCATTAACTGCTAACGACGGTATCGTAGCATTGAAGACCAGCGACTACTCCATAGCAAAGAATTTAGGTACTGCAATAGCTGGTTTTGCCCAGGGTCAAGATGGCTACATATATGCTGCGCAAACAAATGCCCTGCTCAAAATCGATCCGTCTACACTGAAGGTCGATACGATCACCACCTCGTTTAATGTTCGCTATAACGAATGGGTATTCACCAGCAGCTCTATCGTCGCTTCTACCCAGGAGAATGCGGTCTATGTGCTGAGCGATGACCAGAAGGTATACCGCTATGTTTCCGGCAACAACAGCTCCCTGAGCAGCGCTTATATCACCCTGCCAGCTGACCACTACTTCTATGGTAAAGGTATTGGTTACGACGCAGCGAAAAACACCCTTGTACTGATCACAACAGGAGGTTTCTATGGGGACGCTAACAATACACTTTATACTTACAGCGCCGCAGACGCAACTTTAAAATCTGCAATTTCCTACACGGACAATCTGTATCCAGCCATGGTCGTGTTCCATTAA
- a CDS encoding family 20 glycosylhydrolase, with amino-acid sequence MKNVIFFTLLCCVIGHVSYSQTPPDSILPVRGFCIGAPSPAGLNEFIQFIDQELAPRKVNTLVLRIDYNYQYESHPEFRTGNALTKADIKKVVAVCKKNHIRLIPQFNLLGHQSWAGEVNALLVKYPQFDETPWVKMPEKYVWPNPDGLYCKSYCPLAPGLHKVVFDIIDELCDVFETTAFHAGMDEVFYIGEEKCPRCGGRDKAELFAGEVSTLRNHLAEKGRQLWIWGDRLLDGKTTGLGMWEASMNNTYRAIDLIPKDVMICDWHYDRPEKTPAYFAIKGLNIITCPWRKPAFAQQQLKDMIEFRNAATPEMKDRYQGMMQTVWSNAESFMDEYYGRKVPNDTLMSTSRCFRVMYKDINVALGK; translated from the coding sequence ATGAAAAACGTCATCTTCTTTACCCTGTTATGCTGCGTTATAGGACACGTTTCCTATTCTCAAACTCCGCCAGACAGCATTCTCCCCGTTCGCGGTTTCTGCATCGGGGCGCCCTCACCAGCTGGCCTGAACGAATTCATTCAATTCATCGACCAGGAACTGGCACCCCGCAAGGTGAATACCCTGGTCCTCCGCATCGACTACAATTACCAATACGAAAGCCACCCGGAATTCCGCACCGGAAACGCTCTGACCAAAGCCGACATCAAAAAGGTGGTAGCTGTATGTAAGAAAAATCACATTCGTTTAATTCCACAGTTCAACCTGTTAGGCCATCAATCCTGGGCAGGAGAGGTCAATGCCCTTCTTGTAAAATACCCGCAGTTTGACGAAACACCCTGGGTAAAAATGCCTGAGAAATATGTATGGCCAAACCCCGACGGTCTCTATTGTAAAAGCTATTGTCCACTGGCGCCGGGGCTGCACAAGGTCGTTTTCGATATCATAGACGAACTCTGTGATGTATTCGAAACCACCGCCTTTCATGCGGGCATGGACGAAGTATTCTATATAGGAGAGGAGAAATGCCCCCGTTGCGGTGGCAGGGACAAGGCCGAACTCTTTGCCGGCGAAGTATCCACCCTGCGCAACCACCTGGCAGAAAAGGGCCGCCAGTTATGGATATGGGGCGATCGCCTGCTGGATGGCAAAACGACCGGTCTGGGCATGTGGGAGGCCAGTATGAACAATACCTACCGCGCCATAGACCTGATCCCAAAAGACGTGATGATCTGTGACTGGCATTACGATCGTCCGGAGAAAACACCGGCTTATTTTGCCATCAAAGGCCTCAATATTATTACCTGTCCTTGGAGAAAACCAGCATTTGCCCAGCAACAACTAAAAGATATGATAGAATTTAGAAATGCTGCTACACCCGAAATGAAAGACCGTTATCAGGGTATGATGCAGACCGTCTGGTCCAACGCGGAATCCTTTATGGACGAGTATTACGGCCGAAAAGTACCCAATGATACTTTGATGAGTACCAGCCGCTGTTTCAGAGTAATGTACAAGGATATAAATGTGGCACTTGGTAAATAA
- a CDS encoding ParM/StbA family protein: MKVSAISFPSVFESAYGNTENSSKDLLNGLKIKKDDNWYIVGNLARRGGINPGRITNAAPQEDDYEILFKAALVNVLDKVQQPLSITMGFPFSTYNIYKAAAEQFLSKRHFLIEYDTQTFNNKGTIKKGMLDIERFEVIPEIVGGIIGLKKTLNEPKNDNFIAVSFGFGTIEGGLATADGLINRTCFSSHGIKYAINNLARELNKTYYLDMKNEHQLDDAFMKGSIFTNRKRIDLKETRKALLKQYYKEVVSPLMRNYFTDQDFETCSKIYLMGGGAHYRELTDCFLEEFKDFIPVDVAPDPENLVSIGYLYNSLRISDDKHQRSVGLDLGNASSIISVFEDENISAVSKI, translated from the coding sequence ATGAAAGTATCTGCTATCAGTTTTCCCAGCGTGTTCGAGTCTGCGTATGGTAACACAGAAAACTCCTCAAAAGACCTGTTGAATGGTTTAAAAATCAAAAAAGACGATAACTGGTACATAGTTGGTAACCTCGCCAGAAGAGGCGGCATCAACCCGGGGCGTATTACGAATGCGGCTCCCCAGGAAGATGACTATGAAATACTCTTCAAAGCCGCGCTGGTTAATGTATTGGACAAGGTGCAACAACCCTTGTCTATCACCATGGGATTTCCATTCTCTACCTATAATATTTACAAGGCCGCCGCAGAACAATTCCTGAGTAAAAGACATTTTCTGATAGAATATGATACGCAGACTTTCAACAACAAAGGCACGATCAAAAAAGGGATGCTGGATATTGAACGTTTTGAAGTGATTCCTGAAATAGTGGGTGGTATTATTGGTTTGAAGAAGACCCTGAATGAGCCTAAGAATGACAACTTTATTGCAGTGAGCTTTGGATTTGGTACTATCGAAGGAGGTCTGGCTACAGCCGATGGTTTGATAAACCGTACCTGCTTCAGTTCTCACGGTATCAAATATGCCATTAACAACCTTGCCCGTGAGCTGAATAAAACATATTACCTGGATATGAAAAATGAGCATCAGCTGGATGATGCTTTCATGAAGGGTTCCATCTTTACCAACCGCAAACGCATTGACCTCAAAGAAACGCGTAAAGCCCTGCTGAAGCAGTATTACAAAGAAGTAGTATCTCCGCTGATGCGTAATTATTTCACAGACCAGGATTTTGAAACCTGTAGCAAGATCTACCTGATGGGTGGCGGTGCACATTATCGTGAACTGACGGATTGCTTCCTGGAAGAATTTAAGGATTTTATTCCTGTAGATGTGGCGCCAGATCCTGAAAACCTCGTGAGTATAGGTTACCTTTATAACTCACTGCGTATCTCAGATGATAAGCATCAGCGTAGTGTGGGCCTGGATCTGGGCAATGCCTCCTCTATCATTTCTGTGTTTGAAGATGAAAATATATCTGCGGTTTCAAAAATATGA
- the namA gene encoding NADPH dehydrogenase NamA, giving the protein MAALFTPLTIGAVTLRNRIVVSPMCEYSSKDGFANDWHLVHLGSRAVGGAGLILTEAIAVSPEARISPADLGIWKDEHIEKLKQIVDFLHAHGAIAGVQLAHAGRKASTTEPWKGMKLVPAEQGGWENIMAPSAIPFSDTYGQPKALDKEGIDKVIADFKAAAVRTLKAGFKVIEIHGAHGYLMHQFLSPLSNHRTDEYGGSFENRIRLLTEIVSAVQEVWPKDNPLLVRISATDWVEGGWNLEESTKLAAILKDAGVHLIDTSSGGLDTRQKIPVGPLYQTEFANHIKKETGIPTGAVGLITTAEEAEMIVSTGKADLVFLARELLRDPYFPLHAAHQLKDESLKWPVQYERAKPRH; this is encoded by the coding sequence ATGGCAGCACTATTTACGCCGCTAACGATTGGCGCAGTTACATTAAGAAATAGGATTGTGGTAAGTCCTATGTGCGAATACAGCTCCAAAGACGGTTTTGCCAATGACTGGCACCTCGTACACCTGGGCAGCAGGGCAGTAGGTGGCGCAGGCCTGATCCTCACAGAAGCGATCGCCGTATCGCCGGAAGCCCGCATTTCCCCCGCAGACCTGGGCATCTGGAAAGATGAACACATCGAAAAGCTAAAACAGATTGTAGATTTCCTCCACGCCCATGGCGCCATTGCCGGTGTACAGCTGGCCCATGCCGGCAGAAAAGCCAGTACGACAGAACCCTGGAAAGGCATGAAACTGGTACCCGCGGAGCAGGGTGGTTGGGAAAATATCATGGCCCCCAGCGCCATTCCGTTTTCTGACACCTACGGACAGCCCAAAGCACTCGATAAGGAGGGAATCGACAAGGTGATTGCCGATTTCAAAGCAGCGGCTGTACGTACCCTAAAAGCAGGCTTTAAAGTGATCGAAATTCACGGTGCCCACGGATACCTCATGCACCAGTTCCTGTCACCACTCAGTAACCACCGGACCGATGAATATGGCGGTAGCTTTGAAAACAGGATCCGACTGCTCACAGAAATAGTGAGCGCTGTTCAGGAAGTATGGCCAAAGGATAACCCATTATTGGTCCGCATTTCTGCAACCGACTGGGTAGAAGGTGGATGGAACCTGGAAGAATCTACCAAACTGGCAGCCATCCTGAAAGATGCTGGCGTGCACTTAATCGACACCTCCTCCGGTGGCCTCGATACCCGTCAGAAGATCCCGGTAGGCCCATTATACCAAACCGAATTTGCTAATCATATAAAGAAAGAAACCGGCATCCCAACAGGAGCCGTAGGCCTCATCACCACTGCCGAAGAAGCCGAAATGATCGTGAGTACAGGCAAAGCAGACCTGGTGTTCTTAGCAAGGGAATTACTAAGAGATCCTTACTTCCCGCTCCATGCAGCCCATCAGTTAAAAGATGAGTCTTTAAAATGGCCGGTTCAGTACGAAAGAGCTAAACCCAGACATTAA
- a CDS encoding YncE family protein, with product MRKWIFVLLVLSACRKSGTDSSSSEATHVTDDTNQSSFYLLNEGNMGLNQTSLDYFNGAKGDYNLNIYGEINPSIVKELGDVGNDMKVYGNKLYAVINGSDRVEVMDKHTAKHLGEISVRSCRYISFYNGKAYVSSYAAASGSTDGSGFVAEADTSTFEVLRTVTVGRQPEEMAVTGSKLYVANSGGYTSSNYDRTLSVIDLSSFTVTHTIDVAINLQHVKADGYGNLYVTSRGNYDNIPSKLFIVSTTKDAVTDSLSLAVSNLAIQGDSAYIISVQWSNITGANTIGYGIVNVKTKSIVSNGFIQNQAITTPYGIAVDPVTRDILITDVKDYLLPGILYCFDKTGAKKWSVTTGNIPSVITYIQ from the coding sequence ATGAGAAAGTGGATCTTCGTCTTACTGGTATTAAGTGCATGTAGAAAGAGTGGTACTGACAGCAGTTCCAGCGAGGCTACGCATGTTACGGATGATACAAACCAAAGTTCCTTCTATTTATTAAATGAAGGAAATATGGGATTGAACCAGACCTCCCTCGATTATTTTAATGGCGCCAAAGGCGATTACAACCTGAATATATATGGAGAAATTAATCCTTCCATAGTAAAGGAATTAGGAGATGTAGGCAATGATATGAAAGTATATGGCAACAAGCTATATGCGGTGATCAATGGATCGGATAGGGTAGAAGTGATGGATAAACATACCGCCAAACACCTGGGTGAAATCAGCGTACGGAGCTGCAGGTATATTTCCTTTTATAACGGCAAGGCGTATGTGAGTTCTTACGCGGCCGCAAGTGGCAGTACAGATGGATCGGGGTTTGTAGCAGAAGCAGATACCTCCACTTTCGAAGTATTGCGCACGGTGACCGTAGGTCGCCAGCCGGAAGAAATGGCGGTAACAGGCAGTAAATTGTATGTGGCGAACTCCGGCGGCTATACATCTTCTAATTATGACCGCACCTTATCAGTAATAGATCTGAGCTCATTTACCGTAACCCACACCATTGATGTTGCTATCAACCTGCAGCATGTAAAAGCAGATGGATATGGCAACCTGTATGTGACCTCCCGTGGAAATTATGATAATATTCCATCAAAACTGTTTATAGTCAGCACAACGAAAGATGCGGTGACAGATTCACTTAGCCTGGCTGTAAGCAACCTCGCCATTCAGGGCGATTCTGCCTATATCATCAGCGTACAATGGAGTAATATTACAGGCGCAAATACCATTGGTTATGGCATAGTGAATGTAAAAACGAAATCAATTGTAAGCAATGGGTTCATTCAGAACCAGGCAATTACAACACCTTATGGCATAGCAGTAGATCCGGTTACAAGAGATATACTTATTACTGATGTAAAGGATTATTTACTGCCAGGTATATTGTATTGTTTTGATAAGACAGGTGCTAAAAAATGGAGTGTTACAACCGGTAATATTCCTTCAGTGATCACCTATATTCAATAA